In Molothrus ater isolate BHLD 08-10-18 breed brown headed cowbird chromosome 20, BPBGC_Mater_1.1, whole genome shotgun sequence, the following are encoded in one genomic region:
- the LOC118693584 gene encoding sperm acrosome-associated protein 9-like, translating to MNEVVETLRKIEEKYKLFQQQQFTFIRALERTREEAHDMIRPVSSIVQVQCYKDHHCYNSTDRRILNMFVSLCNELRCLCQRMETVHAGDSVTNGLLEKCKLLLNDSNDLTALRATYPHRVVNFLSMEEARHRYGGVVSLLPIVLDSMRDWVTHSKKYLIPNEKQCETCKYEDPRLGKKAPWIPPGNTSC from the exons ATGAATGAGGTGGTGGAGACCCTGAGGAAGATCGAGGAGAAGTACAagctcttccagcagcagcagttcacCTTCATCAGAGCCCTGGAGCGCACCCGGGAGGAAGCCCATGACATGATCAGACCTGTGTCATCCATTGTCCAG GTGCAGTGCTACAAGGACCACCACTGCTACAACTCCACAGACAGGCGCATCCTCAACATGTTCGTGTCCCTGTGCAACGAGCTGCGCTGCCTGTGCCAGAGGATGGAGACGGTGCACGCTGGGGACAGCGTCACCAACGGCCTTTTGGAGAAGTGCAAATTGCTCCTGAACGACAGCAACGACCTCACTGCCCTTCGAGCCAC GTACCCCCACAGGGTTGTGAACTTCCTGAGCATGGAGGAAGCGAGGCATCGCTATGGAGGGGTGGTGAGCCTGCTGCCCATCGTCCTGGACAGCATGAGGGACTGGGTCACACACTCCAAGAAGTACCTGATCCCCAAT GAGAAACAGTGCGAGACGTGCAAGTATGAAGACCCACGCTTGGGAAAGAAAGCTCCCTGGATCCCACCAGGGAACACCTCCTGTTAA
- the LOC118693305 gene encoding sperm acrosome-associated protein 9-like gives MNEVVETLRKIEEKYKLFQQQQFTFIRALERTREEAHDMIRPVSSIVQVQCYKDHHCYNSTDRRILNMFVSLCNELRCLCQRMETVHAGDSVTNGLLEKCKLLLNDSNDLTALRATYPHGVVNHLSLEEAQHRYGGVVSLLPIVLDSMRDWVTHSKLKVLYIVSPGCARCKKERPTSQTAPAALTSKTSNSNENTVKLQEKDFKKFLAANQRPKKKKAPWRPPGKHPY, from the exons ATGAATGAGGTGGTGGAGACCCTGAGGAAGATCGAGGAGAAGTACAagctcttccagcagcagcagttcacCTTCATCAGAGCCCTGGAGCGCACCCGGGAGGAAGCCCATGACATGATCAGACCTGTGTCATCCATTGTCCAG GTGCAGTGCTACAAGGACCACCACTGCTACAACTCCACAGACAGGCGCATCCTCAACATGTTCGTGTCCCTGTGCAACGAGCTGCGCTGCCTGTGCCAGAGGATGGAGACGGTGCACGCTGGGGACAGCGTCACCAACGGCCTTTTGGAGAAGTGCAAATTGCTCCTGAACGACAGCAACGACCTCACTGCCCTTCGAGCCAC GTACCCCCATGGTGTTGTGAATCACCTGAGCCTGGAGGAAGCACAGCATCGCTATGGAGGGGTGGTGAGCCTGCTGCCCATCGTCCTGGACAGCATGAGGGACTGGGTCACACACTCCAAGCTGAAAGTCCTCTATATTGTGAGTCCTGGATGTGCCAGGTGCAAGAAGGAGAGACCCACTTCCCAAACAGCACCCGCAGCTCTGACCTCCAAGACCTCCAATAGTaatgaaaatactgtaaaattgCAGGAAAAAGATTTCAAGAAATTCCTGGCTGCAAATCAACgtccaaaaaaaaagaaagctccCTGGAGGCCACCAGGCAAACATCCCTATTAA